The following is a genomic window from Lepisosteus oculatus isolate fLepOcu1 chromosome 24, fLepOcu1.hap2, whole genome shotgun sequence.
CCAGACAATAATTatactacattttaaattatcttaaaaacctttgaaaagaactttaataaattaattcctTCCATATGACATGGACAGATTACTTTAAAAGAACAAACATTCAACGAAGATTCAAAATGCCATATTTTATTGAGATGCAAAAGACACCAGAAAAATTCACCAATAGTTGGTATGCCgctcaaatgctttttttagaAGTAACTATTTGTGCAACAGCTGATGCGAATTATAATTAGCATAATTATGCTAATTATAATGAGAAACAAAAGAAGTTAATATTTTTGGAtcacaataaaaaaagtaaaaaattgaAATGGCCAAGTATAATCCATACATGAGAATGaaaactgcatactgtatatttacataataatcacatactgtaactaaacAAGGACATAATTCATTCTAAAATTACAGGAATGGGCTACTATTCTGATTTGGTAGCCCagtgtaaaaatattaattagcttTCTGTTTCCATGTCCCTGAACAGATAGTGAGGGTTTGTCTAATTTGACAAGGAAAAATTATGTCTTTAAATAATTTGGTTGTGaatgtgaaattttaaaaaatgtatgtttgtATCGAATCTGTAACTGTATAAATTCATTGTCCTACTTTCACATTGTGGGATGAAGAAGTATAGAACGTATATTGCAAATGATTGGAGTTtgtattcacattttttaaatgcagtttatttTCCAGAGCAAAAGTGGCATGGTGTTTTATAGTACGTTCAACCCCAATGTCCATCTTTTTATGTACAGTGCACAGTAAAAATgtcttacatatacagtagaaatctCTTTCTTTTGGtggttaaatctaaaaaaatgtcTAGTGAAAATATAATCCATGCGttattttttatgtcaaaatgaCTAATActgtttatgataaacaaaaACTTGGTTAGAGATGCCACGAAGTAGGTGGCAGTGCCTTAACCGTATGTGTGTTGTAGGCCACTAGGACCTCTTCCATCCTTGTCAAGGGGAGTGCTAACCTTCTCTCCTTTCATACAACACGGTAATTCTACTTTCACAAGCTTCTATATATAGGTTAGAAATGATGTATTCTTCCCGTCTAGGGAGAGTGGTTTCTCACTGTCTTGataattttatgttttcatataTACTATCCACAGTTGTTTGAAAATAGATTTCTCACTTTACTCTTATAAATGtgaatttatcatttatttcttattaaataaaacagcattttataTTACTTCTTTCGTAACACTGAGTTACTTTGCATTTGCATATTACACGCCTATCGACCAATCATCGTACAGATTGTGTTGTGGATTTTGCGCACATCTTCCAGGAAGTACTGCGACTTTGTAAAAGGCTGGAAAGAAAGCAAACGTGTTTAGGTGATGGTGTATATATGTTTAGGTAcataaagttattttatttgtctttGTAAGTAATGTCCATGAAACACTTGAATGTTCTAGCTTTTATGCATGTCTATAATTTAAAGGTAAAAGGTATATAAGTACTGATGTTTAAGGGGATGACTGCGGCATCGTACGTTTTGGTATATAGGTGTTTGTAAATAGCCAAATCAGTAGGTGGTAGAACGATTAGAATATTTTATCTAAACGTTTCAGTTAACATGTTTATTCGTACCGCAGTCAAGTCAAGTATGGCCTTATTTTGCTAAATATAGTACTTTGACAATGGGACGAAAAACTACGATTGTAATTTGGATTAGTTTTACTTTCACTTGTGTTCCTATAAGATGGGCTGTGTTATAGGTATTGCTTAGTTTTTTTAGTTAAATCAAATTAGAAAATAAGATAGTCATACCTGATTACTTTTGAGATTGTTGTTTTGACGTCGGTTAAGGGATTAcataattttagttttaaaatgaatttgcgCAGTTATACAGAGTGTAGAATGTATTACTTTACAGAAATCGGATGCACACCGTATTGGGTGTGTGTAAAATAATCtaaatatcataaaatattgttatgtactcaatttaaacaaaaactatTAATTTATATATTGCTAAAGTAACCGGTTATTTTTCATGTGTGGAccttatatattttattcaatGATTCCAGTGACGTTAATgatgcattttgatttaaaattagAATTATTTTCTACCACGTGatgatgtaaaaatgtaaaacttttttttaaaacaatcgtATCATGAACTTTGTTCGACATGCTAGAACTGAATCAGTTCTTTTAATGCCACATCTTTAATGTATGTTTGTTATTAAAGGGATTGCCTCAGTGTATCTCATGCTTTGGCCATGCTGGATTTCTGCAAAATCGGAGGATATCCTGTCTATGTGTTATGTTTGTTGTTGGCTACATATTTGCTGAATCAGCTAGATCGCTACATTCTGGCCGTAGTCATCCTACCTTTGACACAGGAGATTCGTTTTGGGGACAAGAGCTGTTTGCCCAACCAAACTGTGCTGCCTGGACCGGAGTCATGCAACAATGCCAGCACTGAGAAGAAGTAAGATTTCTCACTTACATCTGCATGTCGAAAGGACATACTATTTACCAGATGCAAGACGCTTGTTGTCCTATTTCTtgatttcctgtttttctccattttctcaGATGTGGCTCCTTGTTGAACTCAAATAGGACTCCATATTGTAAGTGGGACTACAATGGCAATGGATGGGAATACCAGATTATGGCTGGGCCTATTTTTATCCTCATCTATACATTTATGGGTTAGTATAAGCCTCTGGGTTGAACACCCTTTACCAACTTTTCAGTGTGTGTATGCCACAAAGCACATAGGaaatttaatgttgttttttttagtttataaatAGCCAAATCAGTAGGTGGTAAAACGTGATAGTTTTGCAGAAGAAGCTGTCTCAAAAGCTTTTTGAGCAAAGAACACAGACCTTGAGTATCTCTCTCACTACCTGCTTTGATCTTAAAGTTCGTTTTTCTGTGGTCTCATATTAATAGGTTTAATCAAACATTCACATTTGCCTATCATTTCAGCATTGCCAGTTTTCACTGAATGCTGAATTGAGCACTAATCTAGTTCACTTCTTATCTGTGCAAGACTGAAGCCAAGCTTTCTAACTGTGAAAAAATTATCTTCACTTTACTTAAACAAAATTTCACTTTTGGCAGAAAGAAACTTTTTATAATTTGAtagttttgtatttcttttttcatggTGTTATCCCAAgtacaaatgtaaatgtatttactaATGTAAAAATAGATTTATAAGATAGTTGATGCTCATTATGTTTGAAATGAATTGCACCAAATATGAatgtacacattttcaaagcagATTAAGAGCACTGAACTAGAttagcagtgtcttcatgacagAGCTTCAAccaattctttatttttcttttgggaAAAGGCTTAGAGGGGGTTTGTAAGTAATCCTTTTGAAGTTAAAGGGACATTAACCCATGTATTTTACATGGAGCCACTATTGTTTTAGATACCATCTCTTGGTATTTGAAAGACATGCATTGTAATTATATTGTTTGTTTGGTTTAATTTGTTGATTGACTTGATTTTACATAAAGTGCGCacaattttattcaaaatacTTATGCTCCTTATTTCGGTAAGGggttatttgttttcaaataatgCTCTAAGACAGAAAATGTAAGTTACAATTTAGGAAGGATTTGTAATAGTTATACAGGGTCCattaagcacatactgtagcaggatGGAAAGTAGGATAGTGTAGCAATGTTAGTTTTTGTATAACATTCAGTTTGAAGTATTTGGTAAACTTTGCTTCCTAATGAACAGAATATGTATTGCAGGCACCATTCAAATGACATTATGTTTCTCATTCACACAGGGTTTTTTATTGGATTCTTAGCTGATTCTGCCAATCGAAAGAATCTCTTGGCTTTAAGTCTGCTGTTCTGGAGTCTCATGACTTTCCTGATGGGGTTTGTCACAGAATATTGGCATCTCTTGGTTTTACGATTTGGACAGGGAATTGGGTAATTATGTTTTGTCAACATTCATATAGTTAAGGTTAGTCTGATGGAAATGCAGGGTAAAATAACACACTGACATTTCAATGCCTGTAGGAATCTGCTAACCTACCCCTTGCATAATGAAAACCCTCTGTTCATCTTGTCCTTGGGGGTAATGTCAGTTGTTTATGcagacataaaacataaaaaaactctCACCATCACTCTTACTAGTACAGATTTCATGGTAAACAGCTTCCCAAAACAGCTTTATTTTATTCCTACATTAGCCCTCACTTCTCACTTACAAATCAGGTGTTAAGTCAGATCATTTGTTTATACCCAtttgaaaagacagaaaaatattttgtcaatGAGATGCAGTTGCTGTTGCTTCAAGCACTATAAAGCCTGCCAGCTGCAACTCAAAAACAAATGCTACAATGTTAGAAATTAATAGTAGTAAAAAGAAATTGCCcttatttttaaagatacaaGGTGTGAAATATTACATTATGATAAAAgacattgaaaaatgttttaaaaatatagaaaCACTAAAACGCCACTATTAGGAAATAGGAATTAACTCAAATTATTGGTTTGCTCAGGTTTTTGGTGTTTTATTCCCATGTGGTTTAAGAGTGCACATCTTAAAAATTAATATCAGGCTTTAGGcttcattttaatcatttatgtttttcatGAAGTTGTTTACATGGTATATTTGCCTTTTGGGATGCTCTGTGTTTAGGGAAGCTGGCTGCACCCCTTTTGCTACCAGCTTGATCACAGATTATTTCCCTGAGTCTGCAAGGGGTTCAGCAATGGGTTTTTATAACTGGGGGATCTACATTGGATACAGCCTTGCATTCGCAGTTGGAAACTACATCACTAGAGCCGACATTCTGGGACTGGTAAGATTCTGATCTTCCCAAATAATGTTATGGGATATGATTGTCATTCTGATGTAGATTCTCTCCTGTTCTGTTACTAATGTTCTTCATTTATCAGTAACTTGTCAATGTCTTTAAATCACCCCTTTCAATAACCATCTGCTTTATCCTTCGTTTCTTTCTCTCTGTTATACAAACTGAGCTCTTCCCCTTCAGACTTTATCCTCCTGTGAGCATCTATTTTACAATTCTGTTTGCCAAATGTAAGGTTAATGTTTACATTTGCATGTGattgtgtttttcttgtcttctcatttaaatttgtatgtttctcttctttaatattgtatgtgctgtactgtatgtctgttcaATCAACTAAATTCTGTCTGACCAGAGACCCATTGCATGCACtacacatacatactgtatctaaaaaaattgaaaagctCATCTTTTGAATCTTTTGAGTATTCTGTCAAAAACTAAGAAAATCATTTAATGGTTTCTATCTTTAAAGGGGTTTTCATTTTGAATCTTTTTGTGACAGGGATAAGTAATAATTCCTGATACCCTTTTCTGGTGTCCGGAATTATTACTCCACTCCAATTATTActccacactccactcaaagcgctttacaggtaatggggactcctctccaccaccaatgtgcagccccaccttaatgatgcgacggcagccatagtgcgctagTCCACTTGCCACACGtcggctatcagtggggaggagaacaaaggtatgaagccatttcatactgtagataggGATCATtagaggccatgactggtaaaggccaatgggaaatttggccaggacaccacggtgacacccctacactttttaattaccacagagagtcaggaccttggttttacatctcagccAAACGATGGCacctttgtacagtatagtgccccattatagtgacagggacattaggacccacacagaccgcagggtgagagccccctactggtcctgctgacacctctcccagcagcaatcttagtttttccaggaggtctcccatctaagCACTGACcttagcttcagtgagttgccagttgtgagttgcagggcgtTGTAGCTGCTGGTGATATAGGTGTTGCCATGATGCTTGAGAGtggaaaatattaaaagaaaagctTCTGCAGATTTTCTTGCCTGTGGTGTTCCTGATTAGATTTACCATTTTCCAAGATATACTGACATTGCACTTCTTCTGTTCTAGGGCTGGCGCTTTGCCTTCTTGGTTTGTGGGTTCCCAGGGTTTGTACTGAGCCTGCTGGTGTTCATATCAGTGAAAGAGCCTCCGCATAAGCAGGGAGTACGAGATGGAAGCAGTTTATCCTTGTATCAGCAACTGACCCCTATACTGCAGCCATTCTGCAGCCTTTCTCTGCTGCTCCTCTGCCTGGCCGGCTCTGTCAGGAATGCGGGTATATTGcagtttctgattttattttatctttattaCAACAAATGTCACCATTTTGCTAAACCTTTAAACTCAAGATaagctgagacagaggttgcCAGTGGAGAGATTGCATTGGTTGCAAGAGGAGAGATTGGATTGGAAGAAGTGAATGAATACTGGTGGGAGAAAACACAcagaaagaatgaaaataaCAATGAGGTAAGAGGTGGCTGGGCATGGTAGAGAGAGTTATTAGAGCAGGGGTGCACAATTCCTATCCTGGAATTGTACACAAACCACTtaattgatatatttgattataTTTTTGGAGGCCTTCACACATGTCAGACCTGCTGCATTGCAGTGTTTCTTGACTGGAGTTGTGTACCTCATCGTAGAGGAGTGTGGGGTTTGAAAAAAGATTGTTTCACAGATTGCTTGTGGCTGTATTTTAAGGAAACAACAGACTTTTTTATTCTTCCCCAGGTGGCTATGTGTGGGCCTACAATGCCCAAAACTACTTTAACCTCTATTTTCCTAATGAGGATATTGGGCGTTGGTTGTCATGGATACCATTGGTTGGAGGGAGTTTCGGTGTTGTGTTTGGTGGATTCATTTCTGACCGAGTTGTAAGGAAGAGAGGACTTACTGCCAGAATATGGGTTTTGGTTGTCAGTCAGGTAAATCTTTTTTGTAAGGTATTGCCTTAAAGAAAAACGTTTTCTGAAACTCAGAGATTTTTTCTTGTCACACATTTGAGTTGATTTACAAATATCAGAACTCAAGTTAACATCCCACCGAATTACAGTAATGTTAACATagtaagtttattccatgctgaaaacagaagaaaaaaacaacatttttgccGTGGAGtcgtcttcaggtgtgagaaagacagggcagtaagcaaaggtaatgtagcataggagaacaaaagctgggagagaggaggggtgggaggcgggagcaggggacagacagagtggccaatcaggtattgtgaagtcaggataggtgaagagaggtgtgaaatgaaaccaacaatgaatagagagaatttagaagaaaatttgTCATTGAGAGAGggggaaaggtgtgatcctagctgcaggataattttagtttctgtagtctttctgatgtggaagatctttaatcttcatagccctaacatgttctctgaaacagtctctgagtctccttcctgtttcccaatgtagatggctgggcatttactgcaagagatacagtaaataaggttgctggaggtacagaaTGTCATGtgagtgatccggaattgtcccgaggggccttgaatgagtgtggtgttagatatgtacttgcaggtgatacagcgctCTTGATGTTTCTCgaacatctttaactcctccctgtcacagtccattgtCCCCACCTGCTTAAAAAAAACCACTATTGTTCCACTCCCGAAAAAGGCAAAAGTGAC
Proteins encoded in this region:
- the LOC102698783 gene encoding D-galactonate transporter-like isoform X2, with protein sequence MFRDCLSVSHALAMLDFCKIGGYPVYVLCLLLATYLLNQLDRYILAVVILPLTQEIRFGDKSCLPNQTVLPGPESCNNASTEKKCGSLLNSNRTPYCKWDYNGNGWEYQIMAGPIFILIYTFMGFFIGFLADSANRKNLLALSLLFWSLMTFLMGFVTEYWHLLVLRFGQGIGEAGCTPFATSLITDYFPESARGSAMGFYNWGIYIGYSLAFAVGNYITRADILGLGWRFAFLVCGFPGFVLSLLVFISVKEPPHKQGVRDGSSLSLYQQLTPILQPFCSLSLLLLCLAGSVRNAGGYVWAYNAQNYFNLYFPNEDIGRWLSWIPLVGGSFGVVFGGFISDRVVRKRGLTARIWVLVVSQILAAPFLIGVLILPPPYCFLLLIPANIIGEMWVGVALAILVELVPSAVRTSSVAFYLFIITNIGGNAPLLVPLLAKLYNLRIALLLLYPGTYVAASLLFLLTFCVTQTGYWKMSSEESTPLLQESSQDSQEKHKKST
- the LOC102698783 gene encoding D-galactonate transporter-like isoform X1, whose protein sequence is MFRYIKLFYLSLDCLSVSHALAMLDFCKIGGYPVYVLCLLLATYLLNQLDRYILAVVILPLTQEIRFGDKSCLPNQTVLPGPESCNNASTEKKCGSLLNSNRTPYCKWDYNGNGWEYQIMAGPIFILIYTFMGFFIGFLADSANRKNLLALSLLFWSLMTFLMGFVTEYWHLLVLRFGQGIGEAGCTPFATSLITDYFPESARGSAMGFYNWGIYIGYSLAFAVGNYITRADILGLGWRFAFLVCGFPGFVLSLLVFISVKEPPHKQGVRDGSSLSLYQQLTPILQPFCSLSLLLLCLAGSVRNAGGYVWAYNAQNYFNLYFPNEDIGRWLSWIPLVGGSFGVVFGGFISDRVVRKRGLTARIWVLVVSQILAAPFLIGVLILPPPYCFLLLIPANIIGEMWVGVALAILVELVPSAVRTSSVAFYLFIITNIGGNAPLLVPLLAKLYNLRIALLLLYPGTYVAASLLFLLTFCVTQTGYWKMSSEESTPLLQESSQDSQEKHKKST